Proteins from a single region of Hordeum vulgare subsp. vulgare chromosome 6H, MorexV3_pseudomolecules_assembly, whole genome shotgun sequence:
- the LOC123401941 gene encoding LOW QUALITY PROTEIN: threonine--tRNA ligase, chloroplastic/mitochondrial 2 (The sequence of the model RefSeq protein was modified relative to this genomic sequence to represent the inferred CDS: deleted 1 base in 1 codon), whose translation MATLSAPLLRSHHRHLPVTSSPRRCSTAAAFPRGFAPLEPLSSRRPSRTAARSASTSAAAPEAAEATGHAAQAETAGEEEVEARVVLPTNESSENLLRIRHTCAHVMAMAVQKLFPNSKVTIGPWIDNGFYYDFDMEPLTDKDLKKIKKEMDRIIRRNLPLVREEVSREEAQKRIQALNEPYKLEILERIKEEPITIYHIGEEWWDLCAGPHVESTGKIQRKAVELESVAGAYWRGDENNQMLQRIYGTAWESEDQLKAYIHFKEEAKRRDHRRLGQDLDLFSIQEDAGGGLVFWHPKGAIIRHILEDSWKQTHLQRGYDLLYTPHVAKADLWKISGHIDFYKENMYNQMDVEDEPYQLRPMNCPYHILVYKRKLQSYRDLPIRVAELGTVYRYELSGALHGLFRVRGFTQDDAHIFCLEDQIKDEIRGVLDLTEEILGQFGFRNYEVNLSTRPEKSVGSDDIWEKATIALKDALDDKGWGYTIDEGGGAFYGPKIDLKIEDALGRKWQCSTVQVDFNLPERFDITYVDSHTEKKRPIMIHRAILGSLERFFGILIENYAGDFPLWLAPTQARILPVTNNELQYCNEVASELKSRGIRAEVCHGERLPKLIRNAETQKVPLMAVVGPKEVEARTLTIRRGPDDPIDWGVTRCGWDGVVGIYDWSVMDGPNFTGQVDNTWDKNLQIGAHWDRLVIFLGGRKTERRRSPPEEAKECAAVAEHGSGNGNGGGDAAPHCGKGVEEEDEEDGEKVPEHIDLGPILSIKDQLEKDKDDESLRRWKEQLLGSVDLNSVGETLEPDVKIMSLSIQSPGRPDIFLPLPAEPSGKGVWFTLKEGSPYKLKFTFSVSNNIVSGLRYTNTVWKTGIKVDSAKEMLGTFSPQPEPYAYVTPEETTPSGMFARGSYSAKTKFLDDDRKCYLQINYTFDIRREWPSSG comes from the exons ATGGCGACTCTCTCCGCCCCCTTGCTCCGTTCCCACCACCGTCACCTCCCCGTCACCTCATCGCCGCGCCGCTGCTCGACCGCCGCCGCCTTCCCGCGCGGCTTCGCTCCCCTCGAACCCCTCTCCTCCCGCCGGCCCTCACGCACCGCCGCCCGCTCTGCCTCAACCTCGGCAGCGGCACCGGAGGCTGCGGAGGCAACGGGACACGCGGCCCAGGCCGaaacggccggggaggaggaggtggaggcgcggGTCGTGCTGCCCACTAACGAGTCCTCCGAGAACCTGCTGCGCATCCGCCACACC TGTGCCCATGTCATGGCCATGGCCGTACAGAAGCTGTTCCCCAACTCCAAAGTGACCATAGGCCCCTGGATAGACAATGGCTTCTACTACGACTTCGACATGGAGCCGCTCACGGATAAGGACCTCAAGAAGATCAAGAAGGAGATG GACCGAATCATTCGACGGAACCTCCCATTGGTGAGGGAGGAGGTGTCCAgggaagaggctcagaagaggatCCAAGCGCTTAACGAGCCATATAAGCTGGAGATTTTGGAGAGAATTAAGGAAGAACCCATCACAATTTATCACATTG GAGAAGAGTGGTGGGATCTGTGTGCTGGCCCTCATGTTGAGTCTACTGGCAAGATACAGAGAAAGGCTGTTGAGCTCGAGTCTGTTGCTGGTGCTTACTGGAGAGGTGATGAGAATAATCAAATGCTACAAAGGATATATGGGACTGCATGGGAGAGTGAAGATCAATTGAAGGCTTACATCCACTTCAAAGAGGAGGCCAAGCGCAGAGACCATCGGCGACTAGGTCAGGACCTTGATCTGTTCTCTATACAG GAAGATGCTGGCGGGGGTTTAGTATTCTGGCATCCAAAAGGTGCTATTATCAGACACATTTTAGAAGATTCGTGGAAACAAACTCACCTGCAACGTGGTTATGATCTATTGTACACTCCACATGTTGCGAAGGCTGATCTCTGGAAGATTAGTGGACATATAGATTTCTACAAAGAGAACATGTACAACCAAATGGATGTAGAAGATGAGCCGTATCAACTTCGGCCCATGAATTGCCCTTACCACATCTTGGTATACAAGAGAAAGCTACAATCATACAGGGATTTACCCATCAGAGTGGCAGAGCTTGGAACTGTCTACAGATATGAGCTCTCTGGTGCTCTGCATGGGCTGTTCCGCGTAAGAGGGTTTACACAG GATGATGCCCACATATTTTGTCTCGAGGACCAGATAAAAGATGAAATTAGAGGAGTTCTTGATTTAACTGAAGAAATACTGGGGCAGTTTGGCTTCCGGAATTATGAGGTAAACCTTTCAACCAGGCCAGAAAAATCTGTTGGCAGTGACGACATATGGGAAAAGGCAACAATTGCTCTGAAAGACGCGCTGGATGATAAAGGTTGGGGGTACACGATTGATGAAGGGGGAGGTGCTTTCTATGGTCCGAAAATTGATTTGAAAATTGAGGATGCTCTTGGAAGAAAATGGCAATGTTCCACTGTGCAG GTTGACTTCAATTTGCCTGAACGGTTTGACATCACTTATGTTGACTCGCATACTGAGAAGAAACGACCTATCATGATTCATAGAGCCATCCTTGGGTCTTTGGAGCGTTTTTTTGGCATCCTCATTGAAAACTATGCTGGTGATTTTCCACTTTGGCTTGCTCCAACCCAAGCCCGTATTCTACCTGTCACAAACAATGAG ttgcagTACTGTAACGAGGTGGCTTCGGAGCTGAAATCAAGAGGTATCCGCGCCGAGGTATGCCACGGCGAGCGTCTGCCGAAGTTAATCAGAAACGCCGAAACACAAAAGGTGCCGCTGATGGCTGTCGTTGGCCCCAAGGAAGTCGAGGCCAGGACGCTCACCATCAG GCGGGGACCCGACGACCCGATTGATTGGGGCGTCACTCGCTGCGGATGGGACGGCGTCGTGGGGATCTATGATTGGAGCGTGATGGACGGACCGAATTTTACCGGGCAAGTCGACAACACCTGGGACAAAAACCTGCAG ATTGGGGCACACTGGGATAG ACTTGTCATCTTCCTGGGTGGAAGAAAGACGGAGAGACGTAGATCACCTCCGGAG GAGGCCAAGGAGTGCGCGGCGGTCGCGGAGCACGGcagcggcaacggcaacggcgggGGTGACGCCGCGCCGCATTGCGGCAAGGgcgtggaggaggaggacgaggaggacggcgagaaGGTCCCCGAGCACATCGACCTCGGCCCCATCCTCAGCATCAAGGACCAGCTGGAGAAGGACAAG GACGACGAGAGCCTGCGGAGGTGGAAGGAGCAGCTCCTCGGCAGCGTGGACTTGAACTCCGTCGGAG AGACGCTGGAGCCGGACGTGAAGATCATGAGCCTGTCCATCCAGTCCCCGGGGCGGCCGGACATCTTCCTGCCGCTGCCGGCGGAGCCGAGCGGCAAGGGGGTGTGGTTCACCCTCAAGGAAGGCTCCCCGTACAAGCTCAAGTTCACCTTCTCCGTCAGCAACAACATCGTCTCCGGCCTCCGCTACACCAACACCGTCTGGAAGACCGGCATCAAAG TGGACAGCGCCAAGGAGATGCTGGGCACATTCAGCCCGCAGCCGGAGCCGTACGCGTACGTGACGCCGGAGGAGACCACGCCGTCCGGGATGTTTGCCCGGGGATCCTACTCTGCCAAGACCAAG TTCCTGGACGACGACCGGAAGTGCTACCTGCAGATCAACTACACCTTCGACATACGCAGGGAGTGGCCGTCGTCAGGCTGA